In Aedes albopictus strain Foshan chromosome 3, AalbF5, whole genome shotgun sequence, the following are encoded in one genomic region:
- the LOC115267545 gene encoding aquaporin-like, translating to MKKATLDTISILLAELVGTALLVLLGCMGCVGVLGHTPSHFELCINFGLVVMILVQVFGCVSGCHINPAVTAAAWVYEMVSTKLALGYVAAQCIGAFMGFGMLKMLTPSEAFTGALEKGAGFCVTQPNAGISIAQAVGIEFLATGVLVLVCCGVWDPRNSKMHDSVPLKFGFTIGCLAVAAGPYTGASMNPARSLGPVLWNGDWTAHWVYWVGPLSAAFSIAFLYKTVFRREVPEPEYNRELTALNTEK from the exons ATGAAGAAGGCAACGCTCGACACCATATCGATCCTGCTGGCAGAGCTCGTGGGAACCGCTCTGCTGGTACTGCTAGGATGCATGGGCTGCGTTGGAGTTCTGGGTCACACGCCTTCCCACTTCGAGCTATGCATCAACTTCGGCCTGGTGGTCATGATTCTGGTCCAGGTGTTCGGGTGCGTGTCCGGATGCCACATCAATCCCGCCGTAACAGCCGCTGCCTGGGTTTACGAAATGGTGTCTACTAAG TTGGCCCTTGGGTACGTCGCAGCCCAGTGCATCGGAGCCTTCATGGGCTTCGGTATGCTCAAGATGCTGACCCCGTCGGAAGCGTTCACGGGAGCTCTGGAGAAGGGAGCTGGATTCTGCGTCACCCAACCCAATGCTGGAATCTCGATTGCCCAAGCCGTAGGAATTGAGTTCCTCGCCACCGGTGTCCTCGTTCTGGTTTGCTGCGGAGTGTGGGATCCTCGCAACTCCAAAATGCACGATTCGGTCCCACTGAAGTTCGGTTTCACCATCGGATGCTTGGCTGTCGCTGCC GGTCCCTACACCGGAGCCAGCATGAACCCGGCACGATCCTTGGGACCAGTGCTGTGGAACGGTGACTGGACGGCCCACTGGGTCTACTGGGTTGGCCCACTGTCGGCGGCCTTCAGCATTGCCTTCCTGTACAAGACGGTGTTCAGGCGCGAGGTTCCCGAACCGGAGTACAACCGTGAACTGACCGCTCTCAATACCGAGAAATAG